In Thermocladium sp. ECH_B, the genomic stretch ATTAATCCCGCAATGATAACGAGCAAATTAGCGATTGACGCGATACACAATGGAAGCGATTACTACATGAAGCTAAATGAGGNGTTCGGCCCATTCATGAGGAAAATGACCAATTACAGGAGAATAGCCGACCCGTTTCTCTATGACCATGATTTAATGAAGCGATTACTCAAGTTGCCTCGACCCATGCTTAGAATCGCAATGCGCGATGCTGTTATGGGGTCAACAAGGAAAAGCAGCGATCTATTAATAAGCATCCTAGGTCCATTAATCCACCGAAAAACCGCATTAAGCTAGGAGACCGGTGAGAACGATTAAGCATAGTTACATGATTAACCCTAACATGGGCTGACCTCCTCCCCGCCCTAAAGGGCGAGGCTTGTCGTTCGTTTTATCAATAGTCTCCGAATTGATTCCGGACTCAAGGGACTCATTGAGCATTCTATAGGGGCATACATGTTTGTTTCTTATGAGCTTTGCGTGTCCACTAAGTGGTAACGCAATTTATGATGAAGATGAGCGCCATTTAAGGCTTAGCAATGAGTCATTGGTTAATGATTACTTTTCGCTTAGTGAGTTTATCGAAACCCATGGTTATGTCTTTCCCATGCTCATCAAGCAGATTAATTGAGTTGCTCCTGACCTCCTTCACCCTGTACTTCACTCCATCTATCAATACTTCATCGTTTTTCCTGAGGTTTATTATTCTCACTGAGAATATTAGCTTAGATACGTGCTTGCCGTCCTTGACTCCGATTATTTTCTCCGTCTGTATGACTCTGCTTGGGAATGATTTATGGATTGCCATTACTATCGACTTAGCTATGCCTGTATTGGTTAATCTTATGTCTATGCCGCCCTCGACCTCCTTAGCATCAATCACTGCACCCCTCTGGACCTCATCGCTCTTGGCCAACGTGATTCTAACCACGCTCTCCAGGGCCGTCCTTAATTCATTATCTATTGGCCTCCCAACTCGCCTCACTTGAATTACTGCGGCTTCTCGCTCCGTATAGACNTATCTACAGGTGGGGCATAGGTCAAGCACAATGTTAAGCGGCACCACTGCCTCCTCCTCAGTCTCACTTAGCGCATCATGGATCCTCCCCCTGGCTCTCACGTGGGCCGATACGGACCCAAATGGATCGCCCACTAGGCTTATCCCAATATTGGTTATTGACCCGCTCAGCTTTATTGATGACTGCACTGCCTTCTGAGCTACTTGCCGCCAATCCTTAACCCACCTCCCCTTCTGGTAAGCTGATAGGCATGACTTGCAGACAAGCAGCCTTATTGGTCCTTGAACAGCGATTAATCTATGTCTCTCGGCGTAGCAGGTTGGGCACATGCCCTCTATTAATGTATTAGTCTCCCTGCCGCAGATGGGGCAAACCTTGCTCGGCATGGACCTAGCCTATGCCTTTCCTGGGCGTATTGGCTCCGCAGGCGGTGCAGTGCAGTATATATATTCGGCCCTCCCTAATTAGCTCGGTATCAATGGAGTTACAGACTGGGCAAACCACGTAGAACTTTATGTACCTCTCGTAAACCATTTCCACGGTTCTTGTATTTCTCTCGGCGTATATCACGAATGAGTTGCCCTCAATGGCGCCGGGCACCGCCATCTCCTTTAGGAAGAATCGCCCCATGTGGGACGGATCCCTCCTAAGCCTGGACGCCACCTCCAGGAAGTTTCGTATTATGGTTTTCCTGGGCGCGGTCTCAATCACTAGCTTAGGTATCTCCGCCCTTTGCTGCGCCTTGGGCGTAATTATAGAGTAAGCCCTATCCAATAACCTCCTATATAGAGAGTCTTGACTCATCCTAGAGGATGCGGAAACCACGACTTAAAAAGGTTTTCAACCTGGAAGCGATACGTGAATGGGCTTAGGGGATTCATGGCTTCAATACTATCCTGCCCCTCACGTTCCCCGACTTAAGCTTCATGAGGGCCTCGTTAGCCTTGCTCAGCGGCATTACATCTATTGGAATCGGCTTAACCACGCCGGCACCAACTAGTCCCAGCAACTCCCTTAATTCCTGCCTACTCCCCACGCTCACGCTCCTAACGCATCTCTCGGAGGCAAGCGTGAATCTGTAAGGCATGCTGGGCACATCATCCAAGTTAGCCGCAATCACCATTACGCCGCCCTTCTTCAGCAACCTCAGCCCAGTCTCCATTAGGTTAGAGGATGGCGCAAACAATAGAACCGAATCAAAGGAACCATATAGCTTGCTCGCCTCATTAAGCGTTACCGCATCATCGGCCCCAAGGCTCCTCGCCGTGGCAAGATGCATGGCTGATCTACTTATGGCAGTCACGCGAGAACCACGTAGTCGAGCCAATTGAACCGCGAAGGAACCGAGCCCGCCCACCCCAATCACCGCTACCCTTCGACCGGGCTCTAACCCACTTAGCTTGACCGCTCTATGCGCAGTGAGCCCTGCGCACATGAAGGGGGCAATGGACTCTGGATCAATGTTGCGCGGCACCTGCGCCACGTATCGGGAATCCACCACCATGTACTCCGCGTAGCAACCATTATGGTCCAACCCATTGACTCGACGCTCCATGCATAATTGCTCCCTCCCCGTCAAGCAATACTCGCAATTACCGCAAGACGAGTGAACCCAATATGCCCCAATCAAGTCCCCCGGCTTCACCAATTCCTCGGCGGCCCGCCCCACCTCAATTACTCGCCCCACCGCTTCATGGCCTGGAACCAGGGGCAGACTTGGCGCCTTGAATCTACCCTCAACTATGCTTAAATCCGTGCCGCACACGCCACAAGCCTCCACCTTAATCAATGCATCCCACTCACCCAGCTTCTGCATATCCAGATCAACCTCATGAAGAGGGCCACTCTCCACGGGCCCCGGTTTCTCCAGAACCATTGCTTTCATGAATGAGGAAAACAGCACGAACTTAAAAAGCAACACGCTTGAAATAGATGCACACTTTTGCAGAATCTACAAAAGAATTGAAATGTTGCCCTGGCGGAATCTGGGAATGACTTGAAATGAATGCTTAAAAACTGTTGAATCTGGGAATGACTTGAAATTAGGTGAGCGAGGTTAGCGTTGTTTTGCCCACGCTTAAT encodes the following:
- a CDS encoding translation initiation factor 2 subunit beta; translated protein: MSQDSLYRRLLDRAYSIITPKAQQRAEIPKLVIETAPRKTIIRNFLEVASRLRRDPSHMGRFFLKEMAVPGAIEGNSFVIYAERNTRTVEMVYERYIKFYVVCPVCNSIDTELIREGRIYILHCTACGANTPRKGIG